A DNA window from Fodinibius sp. Rm-B-1B1-1 contains the following coding sequences:
- a CDS encoding S9 family peptidase codes for MKILRIPVLLFLLLLGTSFADAQDVPDDFEWTPTDMVSLPVVGETAISPDGQYVAYSVRETLMEGEKSEYLTHIWVAKTDGSMNRQFTRGQQSVGSPAFTPDGKYLSFTSTRDGEKPQLYRMPLDGGEAEQLTQTENGIARYQWSPDGDRIAYTMTDPPTEEDKKREKEKRDVILVDEDYKFSRLYVYDIQEDSSTQLTVGEQHVSTFDWSPDGDQLVYDYGPTPKIDDNFATKDIALVPADSGAVTTLVEREGVDGNPHFTPNGETVVFTSHGGSKEPIGLSDLYRVSVDGRSIEALPQTPDRNANIVDITEDSRSVLISESNRTVTSLYRVPVYSDDNVERLTPEDGVYRSFSASNGNLAFGYENSDTPREVYHSSLADFGKEQLSSVYEEMDFPKMGKTELVQWESKDGKEIEGLLTYPVDYEEGEEYPLILNVHGGPAGVYNQRFTGAGSIYALQYFADQGYAILRPNPRGSTGYGKEFRYDNFQDWGFGDYQDLISGVDKVIDMGVADADQLVEMGWSYGGYMTSFIVTKTDRFKAVSMGAGLSNLISMTGTTDIPTYLRAHMGGNWWEEGLKEVYERHSAIYHMDQVETPVQIIHGAEDDRVPPSQGKEFYRALQEIDIPTEMIMYPRTPHGPREPKFTADVSERILKWFDMHLKRGE; via the coding sequence ATGAAAATATTAAGAATACCTGTTCTGTTGTTCCTGCTTTTGCTTGGAACTTCTTTTGCTGATGCCCAGGACGTACCGGATGACTTTGAATGGACGCCAACTGACATGGTTAGCCTTCCGGTGGTGGGCGAAACGGCTATCTCTCCAGATGGCCAGTATGTGGCATACTCGGTAAGAGAAACGCTGATGGAAGGTGAAAAATCGGAGTATCTAACACATATTTGGGTTGCTAAAACCGACGGTTCTATGAATCGGCAATTTACGCGGGGGCAGCAGTCGGTGGGAAGTCCTGCTTTTACGCCTGATGGAAAATATCTTTCTTTTACATCTACCCGGGATGGGGAAAAGCCTCAATTGTATCGTATGCCATTGGATGGCGGAGAAGCAGAGCAATTAACCCAAACCGAAAATGGTATTGCCCGTTATCAGTGGTCACCCGATGGAGATCGCATTGCCTATACGATGACCGATCCACCCACCGAAGAAGATAAGAAGCGGGAGAAAGAAAAACGCGATGTTATTTTGGTTGATGAAGATTACAAATTTTCCCGATTGTATGTCTATGATATTCAGGAGGATTCGTCTACCCAGTTGACGGTCGGTGAACAACATGTTTCGACCTTTGACTGGTCTCCGGATGGCGATCAGCTGGTGTATGATTATGGTCCTACGCCCAAGATAGATGACAATTTTGCTACCAAGGATATTGCGTTGGTTCCGGCCGATAGCGGGGCTGTTACAACATTGGTTGAACGAGAAGGGGTTGATGGCAATCCACATTTTACTCCCAATGGAGAAACTGTTGTCTTTACTTCGCACGGTGGTTCAAAAGAGCCCATTGGATTAAGCGATTTATATCGTGTTTCTGTTGATGGTCGTTCCATTGAAGCACTTCCCCAAACACCCGACCGTAATGCCAATATTGTGGATATTACTGAAGACAGTAGGTCGGTATTAATTTCTGAAAGTAACAGAACGGTGACTTCGTTGTATCGTGTTCCGGTATATTCAGATGACAATGTCGAGCGCCTTACTCCGGAAGATGGTGTGTATCGCAGTTTTTCTGCCTCAAACGGAAACCTCGCGTTTGGCTATGAAAACTCTGATACGCCCCGGGAGGTGTACCACTCATCTCTTGCGGATTTTGGAAAAGAACAGCTTTCCAGTGTGTATGAGGAAATGGATTTCCCCAAAATGGGTAAGACCGAGCTTGTTCAGTGGGAGTCAAAAGACGGTAAAGAGATTGAAGGCCTGTTGACCTACCCCGTTGATTATGAAGAAGGGGAAGAATATCCACTTATTTTGAATGTTCATGGCGGTCCGGCTGGTGTTTATAATCAACGTTTCACAGGAGCGGGATCTATTTATGCCCTGCAGTATTTTGCAGATCAAGGATACGCCATTTTACGACCTAATCCCCGGGGCAGTACGGGTTACGGCAAAGAATTTCGGTACGATAATTTCCAGGATTGGGGATTTGGCGACTACCAGGATCTCATAAGCGGCGTTGACAAGGTCATTGATATGGGCGTAGCAGATGCTGACCAACTGGTCGAAATGGGATGGAGTTATGGTGGTTATATGACCTCATTCATTGTTACAAAAACCGATCGTTTTAAGGCCGTAAGTATGGGGGCGGGATTGTCCAACCTGATCAGCATGACGGGAACGACCGATATTCCTACATACCTGAGAGCACACATGGGTGGAAACTGGTGGGAAGAAGGTTTGAAAGAAGTATATGAGCGCCATTCAGCTATCTATCATATGGACCAAGTGGAAACTCCCGTACAAATTATCCATGGTGCTGAAGATGATCGCGTACCACCATCACAGGGGAAAGAGTTTTACCGGGCATTGCAAGAGATTGATATTCCCACAGAGATGATCATGTATCCCCGAACACCGCATGGTCCACGGGAACCGAAGTTTACGGCCGATGTATCTGAGCGCATTCTAAAATGGTTTGACATGCATCTGAAACGTGGGGAATAA